From one Streptomyces sp. Q6 genomic stretch:
- a CDS encoding roadblock/LC7 domain-containing protein, which yields MASDVPTGHVSDLDWLMSGLVQRVPHTNSAVLLSSDGLVKSVHGLDADSADHMAALASGLYSLGRSAGVRFGDGGDVRQVVVELDSTLLFVSTAGSGTCLAVLAGREADAAVLGYEMAMLVKSVRPYLVTAPRQPAAEPSAMRN from the coding sequence ATGGCGAGCGATGTGCCGACGGGTCATGTGTCCGATCTCGACTGGCTGATGAGCGGCCTCGTCCAGCGCGTTCCCCACACCAACAGCGCCGTGCTCCTCTCCTCCGACGGCCTCGTCAAGTCCGTGCACGGACTCGACGCCGACAGCGCCGACCACATGGCGGCCCTCGCGTCGGGCCTGTACTCGCTCGGCCGTAGCGCCGGAGTCCGGTTCGGCGACGGCGGCGACGTACGGCAGGTGGTGGTGGAGCTGGACTCCACCCTGCTGTTCGTGTCCACCGCGGGCTCCGGCACCTGCCTCGCCGTGCTGGCCGGCCGGGAGGCCGACGCCGCCGTGCTCGGCTACGAGATGGCCATGCTCGTCAAGAGTGTGCGTCCCTACCTGGTGACGGCGCCGCGGCAGCCCGCGGCCGAGCCCTCGGCGATGAGGAATTGA
- a CDS encoding DUF742 domain-containing protein, with protein MAAPQDGPWLDGAAGRLVRPYTVSNGRTRPSMSMDLLSLVMATGATPLGYLGPEHSQALDLCAQPTSVAEIAGHLKLPAVVTKVLLSDLVDCGAITTKPPTFHENPTDRSLLEAVLDGLRRQL; from the coding sequence GTGGCGGCCCCGCAGGACGGGCCGTGGCTCGACGGCGCGGCCGGCCGCCTCGTTCGCCCCTACACGGTCAGCAACGGGCGCACCCGGCCGAGCATGTCGATGGATCTGCTGTCCCTGGTCATGGCCACGGGGGCGACCCCCCTCGGCTATCTGGGACCCGAACACAGCCAGGCGCTCGACCTGTGTGCCCAGCCGACATCGGTCGCGGAGATCGCCGGCCACCTCAAGCTCCCCGCAGTCGTCACCAAGGTCCTTCTCTCGGACCTCGTCGACTGCGGGGCGATCACCACCAAGCCCCCCACGTTCCACGAAAACCCCACTGACCGGTCCCTACTGGAGGCAGTGCTCGATGGACTACGACGACAGCTCTGA
- a CDS encoding GTP-binding protein → MDYDDSSELFPTALKILVAGGFGVGKTTFVGAVSEIAPLSTEELLTTVSAATDDLEGIENKVETTVAMDFGRITLDPEHVLYLFGTPGQERFWFMWDELSEGALGAVILADTRRLEDCFAAVDFFEERGMGFIVAVNEFDGAYRYEPEEVRAAIDLDPQVPVVRCDARISSSGIQTLLTLVRHLLAHAAPAEPSFGAHT, encoded by the coding sequence ATGGACTACGACGACAGCTCTGAGCTGTTCCCCACTGCGCTGAAGATCTTGGTGGCGGGCGGGTTCGGCGTCGGGAAGACGACCTTTGTCGGGGCGGTCAGCGAGATCGCACCGCTCAGCACGGAAGAGCTGCTCACCACTGTCAGCGCGGCGACCGACGATCTCGAGGGCATCGAGAACAAGGTCGAGACGACGGTCGCGATGGACTTCGGCCGGATCACACTGGACCCGGAGCATGTGCTGTACCTGTTCGGCACCCCCGGGCAGGAACGCTTCTGGTTCATGTGGGACGAGCTCTCCGAAGGCGCCCTGGGAGCGGTCATCCTGGCCGACACCCGGCGTCTGGAGGACTGCTTCGCCGCCGTCGACTTCTTCGAGGAGCGCGGCATGGGCTTCATCGTGGCGGTCAACGAGTTCGACGGGGCGTACCGCTACGAACCGGAGGAGGTGCGCGCCGCCATCGACCTCGACCCGCAGGTTCCGGTGGTCCGCTGCGACGCGCGCATCTCCAGCTCCGGAATCCAGACCCTGCTCACCCTGGTCCGGCACCTGCTCGCGCACGCCGCGCCCGCGGAGCCCAGCTTCGGAGCCCACACGTGA
- a CDS encoding GAF domain-containing protein, which yields MTYDAAGRLLLTPVDKEGPERAQRLFRLGLGRRPEPAFDLFADRLAGVTGAPYAMVNFIDENRQFFAGLHTPDGDHRGGALGAVAARSADGSASRYLTRDHGYCPHVVVRRKALVLEDMCDYPRFAGNPVVDEIGIRSYLGAPLIDDRTGLALGTVCVVDTAPRPWGRAGLATIKAMAGEVMDMIRVRGDTLL from the coding sequence GTGACATACGACGCGGCCGGGCGTCTGCTGCTCACCCCGGTCGACAAGGAAGGTCCGGAACGGGCACAGCGGCTGTTCCGGCTCGGCCTCGGCCGGCGCCCCGAGCCGGCCTTCGACCTGTTCGCGGACCGGCTCGCGGGCGTGACCGGCGCGCCGTACGCGATGGTCAACTTCATCGACGAGAACCGGCAGTTCTTCGCCGGACTGCACACGCCCGACGGCGACCACCGGGGCGGCGCGCTCGGCGCGGTCGCGGCCCGGTCGGCCGACGGCTCCGCGAGCCGCTACTTGACGCGCGATCACGGATACTGCCCTCATGTAGTCGTGCGCCGCAAAGCGCTCGTCCTTGAAGACATGTGCGACTACCCGCGGTTCGCGGGCAACCCTGTGGTCGACGAGATCGGCATCCGCTCCTATCTGGGCGCCCCGCTGATCGACGACCGTACGGGGCTCGCGCTCGGCACCGTATGCGTGGTCGACACCGCACCGCGGCCCTGGGGGCGGGCCGGACTCGCCACCATCAAGGCGATGGCGGGCGAAGTGATGGACATGATCCGGGTACGGGGCGACACCCTGCTGTGA
- a CDS encoding DUF2264 domain-containing protein, which produces MPAPYFSLPPTDRVRSPRTGWTRAHWEALADRQLDALVPYATPGFAQYRLPGRASWSGVVSDGLEGFARTFLLASFRIAGAGGSDDPGSTVVSHLIERYTEGLTTGTDRDSGEAWPELTDCSQQMVEAASIAVALHETRPWIWDRLDARVRERVVDWLSGFVGGRTWDNNWRLFQVVSEQFLASVGAPYSQSDIDGGLDRIEDWYVGDGWYTDGDGRNFDYYIGWALHLYPLLWSRIAGEDPDSGRTKVYRERLGRFLTTYPQFFGGDGASVHQGRSLTYRFAATAPVWLGALADCTPLAPGLTRRLASGAARHFVERGVPDERGLLPLGWYDTFLPATQPYSGPASPYWASKGFLGLLLPADHPVWTERELPLPVEESEQYTALPAPGWLLHGTPHDGIVRLINHGSDHNPPQGPAEDDPHYAKLAYSTATAPESAPHAWARTVDNHVALLAADGTPSRRLRIHPLTCEGRRASSRHDAQLPGSDEEFPIVSTSVLHGPWEVRVHRVQAPAGVTVREGGHAVADTARPHAERGPGWALTRTESGLTSAVVALYGWAEETGVAREVEANAHGPHSATPYLRAARPAGGASVHVTLVALTRDVVHPRALRESIACTVEASGEVRITFPEGETVTV; this is translated from the coding sequence ATGCCCGCCCCGTACTTCTCCCTGCCGCCCACCGACCGTGTCCGCTCCCCCCGGACGGGCTGGACGCGGGCGCACTGGGAGGCCCTGGCCGACCGGCAGTTGGACGCGCTCGTCCCGTACGCGACCCCGGGGTTCGCGCAGTACCGGCTGCCGGGGCGGGCCAGTTGGTCCGGGGTCGTCTCGGACGGGCTCGAAGGGTTCGCTCGGACATTTCTGCTGGCCTCCTTCCGGATCGCGGGCGCGGGCGGGAGCGACGATCCCGGCTCGACCGTCGTCTCCCACCTGATCGAAAGGTATACGGAGGGTCTGACAACGGGCACGGACCGTGACAGCGGTGAGGCCTGGCCCGAACTCACCGACTGCTCGCAGCAGATGGTGGAGGCCGCCTCGATCGCCGTCGCCCTGCACGAGACGCGCCCCTGGATCTGGGACCGGCTGGACGCCCGGGTGCGGGAGCGGGTCGTCGACTGGCTCTCCGGGTTCGTCGGCGGGCGCACCTGGGACAACAACTGGCGCCTCTTCCAGGTGGTGTCGGAGCAGTTCCTGGCGTCCGTCGGCGCCCCGTACAGCCAGAGCGACATCGACGGCGGACTGGACCGGATCGAGGACTGGTACGTCGGCGACGGCTGGTACACCGACGGCGACGGCCGCAACTTCGACTACTACATCGGCTGGGCCCTGCACCTGTATCCGCTGCTGTGGTCCCGGATCGCCGGCGAGGACCCCGACTCGGGCCGCACGAAGGTGTACCGCGAGCGGCTCGGCCGGTTCCTCACCACGTATCCGCAGTTCTTCGGCGGGGACGGAGCCTCGGTGCACCAGGGGCGGTCGCTGACGTACCGGTTCGCGGCGACGGCACCCGTGTGGCTGGGCGCCCTCGCCGACTGCACGCCGCTCGCGCCCGGTCTGACCCGGCGCCTCGCGTCCGGCGCGGCCCGGCACTTCGTGGAGCGCGGGGTGCCGGACGAGCGGGGGCTGCTGCCGCTGGGCTGGTACGACACGTTCCTGCCCGCGACCCAGCCGTACTCGGGGCCCGCGTCACCGTACTGGGCGAGCAAGGGCTTTCTGGGGCTGCTGCTGCCCGCCGATCACCCGGTGTGGACGGAGCGCGAACTCCCGCTGCCCGTCGAGGAGTCCGAGCAGTACACGGCGCTGCCCGCTCCGGGCTGGCTGCTGCACGGCACCCCGCACGACGGCATCGTGCGGCTGATCAACCACGGCAGCGACCACAACCCGCCGCAGGGCCCGGCCGAGGACGACCCGCACTACGCCAAACTCGCCTACTCCACGGCGACCGCCCCCGAGTCCGCGCCGCACGCCTGGGCGCGCACGGTCGACAATCACGTCGCGCTGCTCGCCGCCGACGGCACCCCGTCGCGTCGGCTCCGCATCCACCCGCTCACCTGCGAGGGACGTCGCGCCTCTTCCCGTCACGACGCTCAACTCCCGGGCAGTGACGAGGAGTTCCCGATCGTCTCGACGAGCGTGCTGCACGGGCCGTGGGAGGTACGGGTGCACCGCGTGCAGGCCCCGGCGGGTGTGACCGTACGCGAGGGCGGCCACGCGGTCGCCGACACCGCCCGGCCGCACGCCGAGCGGGGGCCTGGCTGGGCCCTGACGCGCACGGAGTCGGGGCTGACGAGCGCGGTGGTGGCCCTGTACGGCTGGGCCGAGGAGACCGGCGTCGCCCGTGAGGTCGAGGCCAACGCCCACGGACCGCATTCGGCCACCCCGTACCTCCGCGCCGCGCGGCCCGCGGGCGGCGCGAGCGTTCACGTCACGCTGGTGGCTCTGACCCGTGACGTCGTGCATCCCCGGGCGCTGCGGGAGTCGATCGCCTGCACGGTGGAGGCGTCGGGGGAGGTCAGGATCACCTTCCCGGAGGGCGAGACGGTGACCGTGTAG
- a CDS encoding polysaccharide lyase 8 family protein: MDLRRPITRLSGPSADLSRRQTLSLAGAGAAAVVLPCSLAGSAAAADDPQAVAADDPYEPLLARAARQLTGGAFDPDDADFAAALAALDTQAAAWWRQIDVATGSKALWADLSPASDPAMFGQSYQRLRTLATAWATPGTSLTGDATVLAGLLDALRLLHTTGYNPARSESGNWWFWEIGAPRALMDTCVLLRAALPAEDLDAYLRTVARFVPNPDRRTNSPTLAETGANRADKAVIVALRGLLARDAGVLALARDGLSDVRDQGRNSLFRYATSGDGFYPDGSFVQHDSVAYTGTYGSVLLGSAGQLIALLAGSAHAVTDPAVSVLYDAVDRTFAPVVLDGLMMDAVRGRAISRERARDHTDGAVTVSYVLQLADGAPPSYADRWRAAAKGWILRNRETPYATLVGIPALARAKAVLDDPAVRPAERLTGHFVLADMDRVAHRRPGWACALSLSSKRIAAYEAGNGENLHGWYTGDGMTYLYDGDDLDAFGDGFWPTVDPYRLPGTTVDTRARADLGTGGGTSTLRPKNTVAGGAVLDARYGAAAMELIADGSTLRAKKAWFFVDNAVVALGAGITASDGRTVETIVENRNLHAEGAPRLIVDGHPQPARQGWSAPLTDASWAHLDGTGGYVFPTGGPLHALREERTGTWRALNTGADTGGSTTPVTRRYATLWFDHGPSPTSASYAYVLLPGATAATTGAWSRSRPVRIVANDATVQAVESPRLGLLAAHFWAAGAVGGLRADGPCTVLVRRRDDGISVAVADPGRTATTATVRLPFPVRQVVRADDTVEVAPGRRPVLTVRVAGSRGHTHAAELA; this comes from the coding sequence ATGGACCTCAGACGACCGATCACACGGCTCAGCGGACCGAGCGCGGACCTCAGCCGACGTCAGACCCTCTCGCTGGCCGGAGCGGGGGCCGCCGCGGTGGTACTCCCCTGCTCCCTCGCGGGCAGCGCCGCCGCGGCAGACGACCCGCAGGCCGTCGCCGCCGACGATCCCTACGAGCCGCTGCTCGCGCGGGCCGCGCGGCAGCTCACCGGCGGCGCCTTCGATCCGGACGACGCCGACTTCGCCGCCGCGCTGGCGGCACTGGACACGCAGGCCGCGGCCTGGTGGCGACAGATCGACGTGGCGACCGGGAGCAAGGCGCTCTGGGCGGACCTGTCCCCCGCCTCCGACCCCGCCATGTTCGGCCAGAGCTACCAGCGGCTGCGCACCCTCGCCACGGCATGGGCCACCCCCGGCACGTCGCTGACCGGCGACGCCACCGTGCTCGCCGGGCTGCTCGACGCGCTGCGCCTCCTGCACACCACCGGCTACAACCCGGCCCGGTCCGAGTCCGGGAACTGGTGGTTCTGGGAGATAGGCGCGCCCCGGGCGCTGATGGACACCTGTGTCCTGCTGCGCGCCGCGCTTCCGGCCGAGGACCTCGACGCGTACCTGAGGACGGTCGCCCGGTTCGTCCCGAACCCGGACCGGCGCACCAACTCCCCCACGCTCGCCGAGACCGGCGCCAACCGCGCCGACAAGGCCGTCATCGTCGCGCTGCGCGGCCTGCTCGCCCGGGACGCCGGGGTGCTCGCGCTGGCCCGCGACGGTCTCTCCGACGTCCGCGACCAGGGCCGCAACAGCCTGTTCCGGTACGCCACCTCGGGTGACGGGTTCTACCCGGACGGCTCGTTCGTCCAGCACGACTCCGTCGCCTACACGGGCACGTACGGGAGTGTCCTGCTGGGCAGCGCGGGGCAGCTGATCGCGCTGCTCGCCGGGTCCGCGCACGCGGTCACCGACCCGGCCGTCTCCGTGCTCTACGACGCCGTCGACCGGACCTTCGCGCCGGTCGTCCTCGACGGCCTCATGATGGACGCGGTGCGCGGCCGGGCGATCTCCCGCGAGCGGGCCCGCGACCACACCGACGGCGCCGTCACCGTCTCGTACGTCCTCCAGCTCGCCGACGGAGCACCCCCGTCGTACGCGGACCGCTGGCGCGCTGCCGCCAAGGGCTGGATCCTGCGGAACCGGGAGACGCCGTACGCGACGCTCGTCGGGATCCCCGCGCTCGCCCGCGCCAAGGCGGTCCTCGACGATCCGGCGGTGCGGCCCGCCGAGCGGCTCACCGGGCACTTCGTCCTCGCCGACATGGACCGGGTCGCGCATCGAAGGCCCGGCTGGGCCTGCGCCCTGTCGCTGTCCTCGAAGCGCATCGCCGCGTACGAGGCGGGCAACGGCGAGAACCTGCACGGCTGGTACACCGGCGACGGTATGACGTACCTGTACGACGGCGACGACCTCGACGCCTTCGGGGACGGCTTCTGGCCGACCGTCGATCCGTACCGCCTGCCGGGGACGACGGTCGACACGCGCGCGCGGGCCGATCTCGGGACCGGCGGCGGGACGAGCACCCTGCGGCCGAAGAACACGGTCGCGGGCGGCGCCGTCCTCGACGCCCGGTACGGCGCGGCGGCGATGGAACTGATCGCCGACGGGTCGACGCTGCGCGCCAAGAAGGCGTGGTTCTTCGTGGACAACGCGGTCGTCGCGCTCGGCGCCGGCATCACGGCGAGCGACGGCCGCACCGTCGAGACGATCGTGGAGAACCGGAACCTGCACGCCGAGGGCGCTCCGCGGCTCATCGTCGACGGGCACCCGCAGCCCGCGCGACAGGGCTGGTCGGCGCCCCTGACCGACGCCTCCTGGGCCCACCTGGACGGCACGGGCGGCTACGTCTTCCCCACCGGCGGTCCGCTCCACGCGCTCCGCGAGGAACGCACCGGTACCTGGCGCGCCCTCAACACCGGCGCCGACACGGGCGGCAGCACCACCCCGGTCACCCGCCGCTACGCCACTCTCTGGTTCGACCACGGCCCCTCCCCCACATCCGCTTCCTACGCCTACGTCCTGCTACCGGGCGCCACTGCCGCGACGACGGGCGCCTGGTCCCGGTCCCGGCCGGTGCGCATCGTCGCCAACGACGCCACCGTCCAGGCGGTCGAGTCGCCCCGGCTCGGGCTGCTCGCCGCGCACTTCTGGGCAGCGGGCGCGGTCGGCGGGCTGCGCGCGGACGGTCCCTGCACCGTCCTGGTGCGCCGCCGCGACGACGGGATCTCGGTGGCGGTCGCCGATCCGGGCCGCACCGCGACGACGGCCACGGTCCGCCTCCCCTTCCCCGTGCGCCAGGTGGTGCGCGCCGACGACACGGTCGAGGTCGCGCCGGGTCGCCGCCCGGTGCTCACCGTCCGCGTCGCGGGCTCGCGCGGCCATACGCACGCTGCCGAACTCGCCTGA
- a CDS encoding M60 family metallopeptidase, with protein MRIPEAPSRRTVLTTAAATGAALAVGLGSGPAAYAADAVTVPLRARPSAEAERLRLGQALRASEFQATGRYVAPGTALRLDVLPYDDVVPTLWIGQWDYYGTITAPRSYQLKAGANTVTDPHGGPVYFSLTGDGERAAVKLRSGSVPMPVFTLGSTQEADYQGQLDTYTDVPVVELHGPRSIVTLSRDGALLHRDEDHAALLRLLERIIDAESDISGLDASKPVHRPKAGGYHFTEVSVVPSGVGAYATHGYNGFPRAYLDRATTVTGLTTRGWGLYHELGHLHQQFAYKPGGLTEVTVNIYSLAVQRALGQPSNLLTVTPATGLNYFQSARAKFGTAGLTYEKSFGAYEKLVPLRQLELAFGDDFWPRMHRLVREENPQSSSTETDKRYRALATYASRVAERDLTDFFVTTWAFPIDAQGRAELAALHLPKPDVDPATLSD; from the coding sequence ATGCGTATCCCCGAAGCCCCGTCCCGCCGTACCGTCCTCACCACCGCAGCGGCCACCGGTGCCGCCCTCGCCGTCGGCCTCGGCTCGGGTCCGGCCGCGTACGCCGCCGACGCCGTGACCGTCCCGCTCAGAGCCCGCCCGTCCGCGGAGGCCGAGCGCCTGCGCCTCGGACAGGCCCTGCGCGCCTCCGAGTTCCAGGCCACGGGCCGGTACGTCGCGCCGGGCACCGCGCTCCGCCTTGACGTGCTGCCGTACGACGACGTGGTGCCGACGCTCTGGATCGGGCAGTGGGACTACTACGGCACGATCACCGCGCCCCGCAGTTATCAGCTCAAGGCGGGCGCGAACACGGTCACCGACCCGCACGGCGGCCCCGTCTACTTCTCGCTCACGGGCGACGGGGAGCGGGCGGCGGTCAAGCTCAGGAGCGGCTCCGTCCCGATGCCCGTCTTCACCCTGGGATCCACCCAAGAGGCCGACTACCAGGGTCAGTTGGACACGTACACCGACGTGCCGGTCGTCGAACTGCACGGTCCCCGGTCCATCGTGACGCTCAGCCGGGACGGCGCGCTGCTCCACCGCGACGAGGACCACGCGGCGCTGCTGCGGCTCCTGGAGCGGATCATCGACGCCGAGTCCGACATCAGCGGGCTCGACGCGTCCAAGCCGGTGCACCGGCCCAAGGCGGGCGGCTACCACTTCACCGAGGTGTCGGTCGTGCCGTCCGGCGTCGGCGCGTACGCCACCCACGGCTACAACGGCTTCCCTCGCGCCTACCTCGACCGGGCCACCACGGTGACCGGCCTGACGACCCGGGGCTGGGGGCTGTACCACGAACTGGGCCATCTGCATCAGCAGTTCGCGTACAAGCCGGGCGGCCTCACCGAGGTCACGGTGAACATCTACTCGCTGGCGGTGCAGCGCGCCCTGGGCCAGCCGTCGAACCTGCTGACCGTCACGCCGGCGACCGGGCTGAACTACTTCCAGTCCGCACGGGCCAAGTTCGGCACGGCGGGACTCACGTACGAGAAGTCGTTCGGCGCGTACGAGAAGCTCGTGCCGCTGCGGCAGTTGGAGCTCGCGTTCGGGGACGACTTCTGGCCTCGGATGCACCGGCTGGTGCGCGAGGAGAACCCGCAGTCGTCCTCCACCGAGACCGACAAGCGCTACCGGGCCCTGGCCACGTACGCCAGCCGCGTCGCCGAGCGCGACCTCACGGACTTCTTCGTCACCACCTGGGCCTTCCCCATCGACGCGCAGGGCCGCGCCGAACTGGCCGCACTCCATCTGCCGAAGCCGGACGTCGACCCGGCCACCCTGAGCGACTGA
- a CDS encoding LacI family DNA-binding transcriptional regulator, producing the protein MSRQSSTASGASGTAGGQRRATVVDVAALAGVSTATVSRVMNRNYPVAAATRERVEEAMRSLGYVVNAHARALAGVSGRTVGIIVSELIDPFYAYIARGVEREATDGDRLCLVCCTQGDPQRELAFIELMHERRADAVVLVGGSVEDRTYKAELARRARELDAGGSKLVLCGRPSLGDDVPTVGVEYDNEGGAFALTDHLITQGHRRILYLGGPPGLSTARDRLAGHRRALELRGIERDPALEQPGAFSRAFGYRRMAELLREGTDFTAVFAANDIVAAGAAQALEEAGVRVPQDMSLVGYDDIPVAQELRPRLTTVRIPLEEMGRQAVRVALTGGDEDDWRAPTTGTLRLGTHIVVRDSVAPPRVGRRQG; encoded by the coding sequence ATGTCCCGGCAGAGTTCGACGGCGTCCGGCGCGAGCGGCACGGCAGGCGGGCAGCGCCGCGCGACCGTCGTGGACGTGGCCGCGCTCGCGGGCGTGTCCACGGCGACCGTGTCGCGCGTGATGAACCGCAACTATCCGGTCGCCGCCGCCACCCGCGAACGCGTCGAGGAGGCGATGCGCTCCCTCGGCTATGTGGTCAACGCCCACGCCCGCGCGCTCGCCGGTGTCTCCGGCCGCACGGTCGGCATCATCGTGAGCGAACTGATCGACCCCTTCTACGCGTACATCGCGCGCGGCGTCGAACGCGAGGCGACCGACGGCGACCGGCTGTGCCTCGTCTGCTGCACCCAGGGCGATCCCCAGCGGGAGCTGGCCTTCATCGAGCTGATGCACGAACGGCGCGCGGACGCCGTGGTACTCGTCGGCGGAAGCGTCGAGGACCGCACATACAAGGCCGAACTGGCACGCCGGGCGAGGGAGTTGGACGCGGGCGGCTCGAAGCTGGTGCTGTGCGGGCGCCCCTCGCTCGGCGACGACGTGCCCACGGTCGGCGTGGAGTACGACAACGAGGGCGGCGCCTTCGCCCTCACCGACCACCTGATCACCCAAGGGCACCGGCGGATCCTCTACCTCGGCGGTCCGCCCGGCCTGTCGACGGCCCGCGACCGGCTGGCCGGGCACCGGCGCGCCCTCGAACTGCGCGGCATCGAGCGCGACCCGGCGCTGGAGCAGCCCGGCGCGTTCAGCCGCGCCTTCGGGTACCGGCGCATGGCCGAACTCCTGCGCGAGGGAACCGACTTCACCGCCGTCTTCGCCGCGAACGACATCGTGGCGGCCGGTGCGGCCCAGGCCCTGGAGGAGGCCGGGGTGCGCGTCCCGCAGGACATGTCGCTGGTCGGCTACGACGACATCCCGGTGGCCCAGGAACTGCGCCCCCGCCTCACCACGGTCCGGATCCCGCTGGAGGAGATGGGCCGGCAGGCGGTCCGGGTCGCGCTCACCGGCGGCGACGAGGACGACTGGCGCGCCCCGACGACCGGCACGCTGCGCCTCGGGACGCACATCGTGGTGCGGGATTCGGTGGCTCCGCCCCGGGTGGGGCGACGCCAAGGCTGA
- a CDS encoding hydroxyacid dehydrogenase, whose amino-acid sequence MRTTDEAPVEATAADATPPPRRPRTVLAMDSSVVDDVFPPSVRARLEETADIQPPAVIGEFTSREAHSALAECEVLLTGWGCPPIDRAVLDQAPRLRAVIHAAGTVKTFLSRDAYERGITVSSAAAANAVPVAEFTLAAIILGAKRAFPLSHLFRTRRTHRTADDLDRHHWLGTRGLTVGVVGASHIGRRVVRLLRPLDAEVLLYDPYVSDAEAELLGATRTDLDTLVATSDVVTLHAPDTAETRRLLDARRLDLMRPGTLLVNTARGPLVDTAALTGHLVSGRIDAVLDVTDPEPLPADHPLWDLPNVFITPHMAGAQGNEVGRLGALAVDELARYARGVPLNHPVLLEDLERIA is encoded by the coding sequence GTGCGTACCACTGACGAGGCGCCGGTCGAGGCCACGGCCGCCGACGCCACACCGCCCCCGCGGCGGCCCCGTACGGTTCTCGCGATGGACTCCTCGGTCGTCGACGACGTCTTCCCGCCGTCGGTCCGGGCCCGCCTCGAGGAGACCGCCGACATTCAACCCCCCGCCGTCATAGGCGAGTTCACCAGCCGCGAGGCGCACTCCGCGCTCGCCGAGTGCGAGGTCCTGCTGACCGGCTGGGGCTGCCCGCCCATCGACAGGGCCGTGCTCGACCAGGCACCCCGGCTGCGCGCGGTGATCCACGCAGCCGGCACGGTGAAAACGTTCCTGAGCCGGGACGCCTACGAGCGCGGGATCACGGTCTCCTCGGCGGCCGCGGCCAACGCGGTACCGGTGGCCGAGTTCACCCTCGCCGCGATCATCCTGGGCGCCAAACGCGCCTTCCCCCTCTCCCACCTCTTCCGCACCCGGCGCACCCACCGCACCGCCGACGACCTGGACCGGCACCACTGGCTCGGCACGCGCGGCCTCACCGTCGGTGTCGTCGGGGCCTCGCACATCGGCCGCCGCGTCGTCCGGCTCCTGCGCCCCCTCGACGCCGAGGTCCTGCTCTACGACCCGTACGTGAGCGACGCCGAGGCCGAACTGCTCGGCGCGACCCGCACCGATCTGGACACCCTGGTCGCGACCAGCGATGTGGTGACCCTGCACGCGCCCGACACCGCCGAGACCCGGCGGCTCCTCGACGCGCGGCGGCTCGATCTGATGCGGCCGGGCACCCTGCTCGTGAACACCGCGCGGGGCCCGCTCGTGGACACCGCCGCGCTGACCGGGCACCTGGTCAGCGGCCGGATCGACGCCGTCCTCGATGTCACGGACCCCGAACCGCTGCCCGCGGACCACCCGCTGTGGGACCTGCCCAACGTCTTCATCACCCCGCACATGGCGGGCGCCCAGGGCAACGAGGTCGGGCGGCTCGGCGCGCTCGCCGTCGACGAACTCGCCCGGTACGCCCGCGGGGTACCGCTCAACCATCCGGTGCTCCTGGAGGATCTGGAGCGGATCGCGTGA